Part of the Corynebacterium caspium DSM 44850 genome, TTTGCGATCTGCCAGGGCCACAATGCCGGATGATTGCAGTAGTGCTAAGGCCACGGTGAGATACCGGGTGTACTGCATCATTTTGGCTTGGCCTGATTGGCCTTCTTTTTTGAGTTCTTCAAATTTGGGAATCACCACTGTGAGCAACTGTACGATAATAGAGGCCGTAATATACGGCATAATGCCGATGGCAAATATCGAGAGTTGCAGCAAAGCCCCACCCGAGAACAAGTTAATCAATGAATAAACATTGCCCTGTTCAGCGGTGAGTTCCCGGAGTCTACCGGCGATGCTTACATAATCAACACCGGGTGACGGTATTTGTGCACCAACTCGATAAAGCACAACAAGTGCAATGGTGAATAGGATCTTCTTGCGAAGATCGGCATCCTTAAAAGCCTGGATTATGGCCGACACATATCCTCCTGAATCTCGCTTACTGCGCAGCCCGCATGGTGCACGTGGCAGCATACTGAGCGAGATATTGCAGAGCTTTCGGGCCCACCGAGTACGCGGGCGTAATTGACCCGTTTATCCTAGCAGTCAAATCCTGCCATTCCTACCGGGGGCCCGCATTCTCAGCTGGCTGACAGGTTCGACAGAGATTTTTGAAAAACAAAAAGCGCCAATAAGCGATTTAATGCTTATTGACGCCTGCAGAAATAGCTTTATTAACTTATTTTAAGTCAATGCTAAATCTATAAATTGTTCTAGTTGCCTCTACTTAGAAGCTTTGACAGCAGTTACGGAGCCGCCAGCGGCTTCGATCTTTTGCTGTGCAGAACCGGAGAATTTCTGAGCGGTGACGTTCAGTGCAACACTGATTTCGCCTTCGCCTAGAACCTTTACCGGCTGCTTCGGGCGAACTAGACCCTTGGCTACAAGGTCAGCAACAGTGATGTCGCCACCAGCAGGGAATGCTTCTGCCAGATCGCCAATATTGACTACCTGGAAAACAACCTTATTGGGGTTCTTGAAGCCTTTGAGCTTGGGCAGACGCATATGAATCGGCATCTGGCCGCCCTCAAAACCTGCGGGAACATTCTTGCGAGCCTTGGTGCCCTTGGTGCCGCGACCAGCGGTCTTACCCTTGGATGCCTCACCGCGACCAACGCGGGTCTTAGCTTTATTGGCGCCCTTTGCGGGGCGCAGATCGTGGAGCTTGATGATTTCGCTCATTGGTTACCTACTCCCCTGCCACTTCTTCGACCTGAACCAGGTGGCTTACTACCTGAATCTGGCCACGAACAGCAGCATTGTCCGGCTTAATAACGGACTGGTGCAGCCGCTTTAGACCGAGGGCCTCCATGTTTTTGCGCTGAGAGGGGTTTGCACCAACCAGTCCTCGCAATTGGGTGATCTTCAAAGCCATTATTATTAGGCCTCCTGTCCTGCACGAGCACGCAGCATACGGGCGGGAGCAACTTCTTCGAGGGTCTTGCCACGACGAGCTGCTACTTCTTCCGGACGCTGGAGCTGCTTCAGGGCGGCAACGGTGGCTTGAACCACGTTGATCACATTGTCAGAGCCCAGGGACTTTGACAATACGTCCTGAACGCCGGCACATTCCAAGATCGGGCGTACTGCGCCACCGGCGATTACACCGGTACCTGCAGCAGCTGGCTTCATCATTACGCGGCCTGCGGCAGCTTCGCCGACGACTGGGTGCACGATGGTGCCGTTGATCATAGGTACGCGGAAGAAGCTCTTGCGGGCTTCTTCGGAACCCTTTTGAATGGCGGCAGGAACTTCTTTAGCCTTGCCGTAGCCAATGCCGACCATGCCGTTGCCGTCGCCAACGATAACTAGAGCGGTGAAGCTGAAGCGACGACCACCCTTAACTACCTTGGAAACGCGGTTAATGGTTACAACGCGCTCGATGAACTTATCGCGCTCGTCTTGCTGATTGCGACGGTCGTTATTACGACCTCCGCGGCGCTCGTTGCGGTCATTTTTATTATTGGTGGTGCTGCTGTCGGCGGTGCGTCCGCCGTCACGCCGTTCACGTCCCGGCATTACGCGATCCTTCCGTTGATGGTGAGCTTTGTGGTGATCATTAGAACTTCAGACCACCTTCGCGGGCGGCATCAGCCAAGGCGGCGATGCGTCCGTGATATTTATAACCGCCACGGTCAAAGACAACAGTCTCGATGCCGGCTTCTTTAGCACGAGCAGCGATTAGTTTGCCTACTGCGGCGCCCTTGGCTTTCTTGTCGCCTTCCATGGTGCGAATATCTGCTTCCATGGTAGAGGCGGCAGCCAAAGTGTGGCCCACGGTATCGTCGATGATCTGCGCATACATATTGCGCGAAGAGCGGTGTACTACTAGGCGTGGAGCCTCAGTAGTGCCACGAAGCGTCTTGCGAACACGGGCGTGACGACGAAGTCGTGCGGCACGACGGCGTGAGGAAATATCCTGGCCAACCGAGGTGCGCTTCTGGTTTTGTTCTGCAGTATTAGTCATGCTTACTTACCCGTCTTTCCGACCTTGCGGCGGATCTGCTCACCCTCGTAGCGGATACCCTTGCCCTTATAAGGATCATCCTTACGCAGACGACGAATATTAGCCGCTATTTGGCCAACCTGTTGCTTGTTGATACCGGACACCGAAAGCTTGGTGGTGCCATCAACCGCGAAGGTGATGCCTTCCGGAGCTTCGATAAGTACCGGGTGGGAGTAGCCGAGGGCGAACTCGAGGTCCTTGCCCTTAGGCATTACGCGGTAGCCGACGCCAAAGATTTCCATCTTGACGGTGTATCCCTCAGTTACGCCAACGACCATGTTGTTAACCAGTGAGCGAGACAAACCGTGCATGGCCCGGCTTTCGCGGTTATCGTTCGGGCGGGTTACGAGAATTTCATTCTCTTTAAGTTCAGCGGAGATCGGTGCCGGCAGAACCTGAGACAAAGTACCCTTTGGGCCTTTAACCTCAACTAGCTGACCGTCAATCTTCACCTCTACACCGGCGGGAACAGTGATAGGAGCTTTTCCAACTCTTGACATTGTGGTTACTCCTTCCTTACCAGACGTAGGCGAGGACTTCCCCACCAACGCCCTTCTCGTTCGCCTTGCGCTCGGTCATAAGACCCTGAGACGTGGAAATAATAGCCACGCCTAGGCCTCCAAGGACCTGCGGCAGTTCGGTGGACTTTGCGTAAACACGCAGACCCGGCTTAGAAACGCGACGCAAACCTGCAATAGCGCGCTCCCGCTGGGGGCTGTACTTAAGATCGATGGTGAGGGTCTTGCCGACCTTCTCTTCAACAACCTTATAGTCAGAAATATAGCCTTCCTGCTTCAAGATCTCCGCGATGGAGGCCTTGATATTGGAAGAAGGCATCGAGACAGTGTCATGGTGCGCATGGCTCGCATTGCGCACGCGCGACAACATGTCGGCGATAGGATCAGTCATGGTCATAAAGCTTGACCTTGTGCCTTTCTCGTCGCGGTTCCCACCACCGGAGAAACGTTCTCCGTGTCTATACCGGCTACTGGAACGCTCCACCACGCTCAATAGCGGGGGTGCTCGCTGCCATAATTTCACACGGGCCGTAAAGCGGCGATGGGCCTACAACAAAGTATAAGTTTAAGAAATGATATGGCCGTGGTACTTCTAAAGACACGACCATCCGGACACGATACGCCAAATTCCATATAAACGCAATAGCTGGAATACCCCACTTATAGCTTCTGGGCTGCACAGCCACCGGATTCCCAACAGGCTCCAAACCTTTGCGCACTGCACATTTAGAGTGCCGTTTATAGTGAAGTCTATGAGTAATAAAAATAAAGATATTGCCAGCGCCCATGAGTGGCTAAATATTGTGTGCGCTGAACTGGGCCTAGATTTCGAGGAACTCCGCCCACTAATTGCACCGCTACTGGATCTCACTCGCGATATTGCCCACGGGCCCTCCCGACCCTCTGCCCCACTTACCACGTTCTTGCTTGGACTGGCGGTGGGCCGCAGCCAAACTACTCCAGGCGCAGAATCCATTAGCGCTACTGAAGAAAAAATCAAAGCTATTAATGCTCAGATTAAAGCCTATATGACTGCTGAAGGCGATCTTTAAAGCATTAAGGCTGCATATTTTCCAAAAAAATTCCCGCAAGATTAAATCCTGCGGGAATTTATTTCATGACGCTACTTCGCTACTTCACTTTTAATGGAAATAAGCGTTCTGTAGATCTGGAGCACACTGCTTGGTATGCATTGGAATTACGATTTCGCGCAATCCGGGAATATTTAATTGTGGGAATAATGGAAGACGAATCGGACGGCAAGAAATTACCGGCATCGACGGCAGTACTGGCATCTGAATCTGCGAAGACTGCGCATCTGGCAGAGCCGGGAAAGCTGGTAGCCGGAATGCGGGCATTGAGAAACGCAAGCTTGCCTGGTGTTCCTTAATAGGTTTAACACCTAGGAGACCAAGCAACGGAAATGCAAGCCCGATACCTGCGATTATGGGTACTAAAATACCCACTGCTTCATTCATGGAACCCCCGGGGCCAGGAGTTTCAACATCATCGGGAGTGCCGCTCCCACTACCGGCGCCATTTCCATCCCCTGCATTTGGATCTTCAGGAGTGACATCCTCTGGTTGTGTATCTCCAGAGCCTTCAGTGTCAGACGCATTAGGATCTGGCTGTACATGTACATCAAAAACAGTGCTGGTGCCGTCTTCTAAAGTTAGATTTACGCCTAATTCAATTGCTTTAGCATCAACGGGAGTATCAGTTGGAAGAGTAATACATATTTCACCGTTAGCATTCTCGACAACCTCAACAGCTGATTGAGAGGCATCGTTAACGGTTGCATCCTTAAATACGGTTTTTGGTGGATCATTTACTGGCTTGCCATCAAGGAAAAGTTGAGGTTTCAAGCATTTCTTAGAGCCAGGCTTAAGGCTAATTTTTTTAGGCTGCACCGCAAGTGCTCTGGCTTGAGAATCAACTAAAATTACAAAAGGTATTTCTTGCGCTAATGATGGGTAATCGGGGGACCCAAATAGCAAATAAGCATACCCTTCAGCTGCATTTTTGGGAATTGTCAAAGAATATGAACAATCACTGTTCTTCTTCCAATCGGAACCAATATTGGTTTCCTTAGTCTCTCCGGTGATAACCGTAAACGGATCTTTAGCAATCGCACAATTCATAGGAATAGTTACGGTTTTTCCAGGATAAACATTGAAAAATGTGTAATTATTTTCAATATATTCCTCCAAAGGAAACGTCACTTCTTTAGTTTCCGTTGACCCGTCGGGATACTTCATTTCTACGGTGACAGTAGCTTCAGTTTTTTCCGCTCCACCACGAAGGTTCGGTGGCAAGAGTAACCGCAATAAATTAGTACCTACAGGCGGTGACTCTATGCGAAGTTGGCTTTCATTTAGCATTGCTCCCAAGATCTCACCGTTAGGGCCTTTTACAACAGCTGTAGTCCCCTTCGGGTAAACAGTTTGGTTATCAGCTAAAAATATATATTGATCTCGATGCTGAGCCCGCGTGGACCACTTAGGATCTATAGAATCAGCGATGGAAGTAGTAGAAGTTTCAGATTTAGAGACGTTGTCAGTGCTTGGAGACGCAACCTGCACCGGGTCTCCACTAGTGCCTTGCTTCTCATTTTCAAGATTTCCCGAGGCTAGAGCTGCATCTTGGAGTTCAATTTCAGTGAGGAATTCTGAATTATCATTAAGCGCTTCAGATTGACCTACATCCGATATCGACATATCCGGTGTCACAGCTTGTGCGGTGCTAGTGAATACTAATGCGCTGGCCATACTGGCAATGAGTGCTTTTTTGATGAGCTTCACCGATAGATCCTTAATCTAGAAAACTTAGTTAAGAAAACGGTACCCATAGTTAACTTCAAAAACACTTCAAATATTCAAGGGCGTCAGCGATCTAAACTGCGCAAAAGAATATGATTTTATGTCGCCTAAATAATAGTTATTGCATTAGACTATTTAATGACATAGTTTTAATATTATCTAGACTTTTTATTGTGAATCACCTCATGTTACAAAATTTTTATTAAATTTAGAACTATTAGCAAAGTGGCGTGTATTCGGTGACTCGTCAATATACTTATGCATTTCGAACTTGTGGCAAATTACTAGTTTTCAATCTAGCTTTTTAAATAGCAAAAACCCTCTCCTAGCAGGTGCTAGGAAAGGGTTAGATACTAGCTAGCTAATTTAGCTAACTATTGTGCAGAATTAAGCTTCTACGGGCTGACGTTGACCGTCGCCATCCTTGAATGGGAAGCCTAGGAGACGCAAGAGCGATGCGCCCTCTTCGTCATTAGGAGCAGTCGTCACGATGGTGATATCCATGCCGCGGGGGCGATCAATCTTATCTACGTCAATCTCATAGAACATGGTCTGTTCGGTGAGACCGAAGGTGTAGTTGCCGTGTCCATCGAACTGAGTGTCCGAAAGACCGCGGAAGTCACGGATACGCGGAAGCGCAACGGTGAGCAGACGATCTAGGAATTCCCACATGCGGTCGCCACGCAAGGTGACTTTGGCGCCAATGGGCATACCTTCACGAAGCTTGAAGTTAGCGATGGACTTCTTTGCCCGACGCAACTGTGGCTTCTGGCCGGTGATCAAGGTGAGATCTTCGATAGCACCGTTGATTACCTTGGAATCGCGTGCAGCATCGCCAACACCCATGTTGACCACAATCTTGGTCAGGCCTGGGATCTGCATTACGTTCTTATACTGGTACTTTTCGTTGAGCTGGGTACGAATTTCTTCGCGGTAGCGGCTCTTCAAACGGGGAGTGTAGTTCTCAGTCATTAGATATCCTTCCCGTTACGACGCGAGACGCGAACCTTCTTGCCATTCTCGTCGAAGCGGTAGCCAACGCGGGTTGGCTTGCCGTCGGAATCCAACACCATCACGTTAGAAACGTGGATGGGGGCTTCCTGGGTTACGATGCCACCGGACTCAGCGCCACGCTCGGGTGCAGAGTTAGCAACATGCTTCTTAATGCGGTTTACACCTTCAACGAGGACCTTGCTGGTCTTCGGGAAAGCCTGAATGACCTTGCCCTGGGCGCCCTTATCGGGACCCGAGATGACCTGGACCATATCGCCTTTAACGATCTTCATGACTAGATCACCTCCGGAGCAAGAGAAACGATCTTCATGAACTTCTTCTCACGCAATTCGCGAGCGACAGGTCCAAAGATACGGGTTCCGCGAGGCTCATTATCCGGGCGGATAAGAACTGCGGCATTTTCGCCGAAGGAGATATAAGAGCCGTCCTGACGACGGGTTTCCTTCTTGGTGCGTACAACGACGGCGCGAACAATATCGCCAGCCTTAGCGTTGCCGCCTGGAGTTGCTTCTTTGACAGTGGCAACAATGATGTCACCAATGCCAGCAAAACGTCGAGTCGAGCCGCCAAGCACGCGGATGCACAAGATTTCTCGTGCACCGGTGTTATCGGCGACCTTCAGACGCGATTCCTGCTGAATCACTACTGGTCTCCTGACCTGGTCTGATGTGCGCCAGATTTCCGGCCTAGACGCACGCGGTCTACAAAACTTTATATTGCCAGCGGGCTTACAAGTGGGGTTCGGAAAAGCACCCCTACCCGGCCAAAAGGCAACTCAAGCATTAAAGCACAGTTGCCAGCTTATTTCAACCTAGGAGGCTGGTTATTTCCCAGCCTCCAGGTTAAAGATTGCCCTATTTTCCGTTTTCTCGAGAAG contains:
- the rplO gene encoding 50S ribosomal protein L15 encodes the protein MSEIIKLHDLRPAKGANKAKTRVGRGEASKGKTAGRGTKGTKARKNVPAGFEGGQMPIHMRLPKLKGFKNPNKVVFQVVNIGDLAEAFPAGGDITVADLVAKGLVRPKQPVKVLGEGEISVALNVTAQKFSGSAQQKIEAAGGSVTAVKASK
- the rpmD gene encoding 50S ribosomal protein L30; translation: MALKITQLRGLVGANPSQRKNMEALGLKRLHQSVIKPDNAAVRGQIQVVSHLVQVEEVAGE
- the rpsE gene encoding 30S ribosomal protein S5; this translates as MPGRERRDGGRTADSSTTNNKNDRNERRGGRNNDRRNQQDERDKFIERVVTINRVSKVVKGGRRFSFTALVIVGDGNGMVGIGYGKAKEVPAAIQKGSEEARKSFFRVPMINGTIVHPVVGEAAAGRVMMKPAAAGTGVIAGGAVRPILECAGVQDVLSKSLGSDNVINVVQATVAALKQLQRPEEVAARRGKTLEEVAPARMLRARAGQEA
- the rplR gene encoding 50S ribosomal protein L18, producing MTNTAEQNQKRTSVGQDISSRRRAARLRRHARVRKTLRGTTEAPRLVVHRSSRNMYAQIIDDTVGHTLAAASTMEADIRTMEGDKKAKGAAVGKLIAARAKEAGIETVVFDRGGYKYHGRIAALADAAREGGLKF
- the rplF gene encoding 50S ribosomal protein L6, which translates into the protein MSRVGKAPITVPAGVEVKIDGQLVEVKGPKGTLSQVLPAPISAELKENEILVTRPNDNRESRAMHGLSRSLVNNMVVGVTEGYTVKMEIFGVGYRVMPKGKDLEFALGYSHPVLIEAPEGITFAVDGTTKLSVSGINKQQVGQIAANIRRLRKDDPYKGKGIRYEGEQIRRKVGKTGK
- the rpsH gene encoding 30S ribosomal protein S8 is translated as MTMTDPIADMLSRVRNASHAHHDTVSMPSSNIKASIAEILKQEGYISDYKVVEEKVGKTLTIDLKYSPQRERAIAGLRRVSKPGLRVYAKSTELPQVLGGLGVAIISTSQGLMTERKANEKGVGGEVLAYVW
- a CDS encoding DUF6457 domain-containing protein → MSNKNKDIASAHEWLNIVCAELGLDFEELRPLIAPLLDLTRDIAHGPSRPSAPLTTFLLGLAVGRSQTTPGAESISATEEKIKAINAQIKAYMTAEGDL
- the rplE gene encoding 50S ribosomal protein L5 — protein: MTENYTPRLKSRYREEIRTQLNEKYQYKNVMQIPGLTKIVVNMGVGDAARDSKVINGAIEDLTLITGQKPQLRRAKKSIANFKLREGMPIGAKVTLRGDRMWEFLDRLLTVALPRIRDFRGLSDTQFDGHGNYTFGLTEQTMFYEIDVDKIDRPRGMDITIVTTAPNDEEGASLLRLLGFPFKDGDGQRQPVEA
- the rplX gene encoding 50S ribosomal protein L24 — translated: MKIVKGDMVQVISGPDKGAQGKVIQAFPKTSKVLVEGVNRIKKHVANSAPERGAESGGIVTQEAPIHVSNVMVLDSDGKPTRVGYRFDENGKKVRVSRRNGKDI
- the rplN gene encoding 50S ribosomal protein L14, with amino-acid sequence MIQQESRLKVADNTGAREILCIRVLGGSTRRFAGIGDIIVATVKEATPGGNAKAGDIVRAVVVRTKKETRRQDGSYISFGENAAVLIRPDNEPRGTRIFGPVARELREKKFMKIVSLAPEVI